The DNA segment GCTACATGAAAATGAGGGTAAAACCGACAGACGGGTGCGTAAAGGTACTAGTGTCTCATTTTAAGAGTGTATGGcctaggggtgtgcacggttcggttcggttattagcattatccgtaactgtaaccgaagtcatcggttaatcggttcggtttattcggttaatttgttggttttcggttcggttcggttcggttcggttaataaccaaacCAAGCATTGGCTAAATTTTTTGtttagaaatacatgtaatggaagtataaatacacgaaatatatatatataaatacatgaattggatgtataaataaataaaatggaGGTATAAACACATGAAATGGAAGTGTAAACATGATATAGATGTATAAAAGCTAGAACTCATATGAGCTTTTTTTGGCTTCATAAGTTTTTCTGACTAATGGTACAGTTTGCTTAATGTATAAGTTTCATTGTTTTCCAAGGCATTCTCTCGTTCCATTAGAGATGTCTGAGTAATAGTAGTTGTCTTTGGTATTGTTTTTATTTCTCTGTCTTGCTAAATATGAATTTCGATTTCTGAATTCTCGGTGCTGATGTGCAATGCAATTCTGTGTCAGCGAGAAAGATTTGGATGAGGTGTTGCAATCACACATTGTTTACTCAAATGTTGCGAAAGGAGTTCTTGCAAAGTCGAAAGATCTAAAGGCGGCTTTTGGGATGGATGATCAGACAAAGATCTGTCTTGAGGTTTTTTTAACTACATTCAGAATTTTAGTTTCTTTTGAGCTTTATTCGTTGCTTAGGGTCAAATATTTTGTAACAGATATTAGAGAAAGGAGAACTGCAAGTCGCAGGGAAGGAGAGAGAATCACAATTATCGAATCAATTTAGAGACATTGCAACTATTGTCATGCAGAAGACTATCAATCCCGAAACTCAGCGCCCGTATACTATAAGCATGATTGAGCGTTTGATGCATGAAATTCATTTTGCTGTAGATCCACATAGCAATTCCAAGAAACAGGTAATTCGATCTCTTCCACTTCATATTAGAGCTGAGTGGGTTTGAACATTGGGTAACATGATTTTGGGTCAAAACGGATACTTTTTTCTAAACACAGGATGGGTTGGATTGGATTGGATTGGATTGTAACTCTACAACATGCTCATGGTTTTGGGTCATTAACGGTTACTTTATTTTGATGACTTTGCTAACTACAGGCACTAGATGTCATCCGTGAACTTCAAAAACATTTCCCGATTAAGAGGTCTCCCATGAGACTAAGGCTAACTTTACCACAAGACAAGTATGATTCTCTTGCAGAAAAGCTTAGTGAGTGGAAAGCGATCATTCTCTCTAAAGATGAATCTGGAAGTCAGATTTCTGTTGTAAGTACACATTCAACTTCCCTGTAAATTCATTTTTTGAGTTTTAATTTTCATAAGTTTTGGTTgcatacttgcatttgtttgtttTTCTGTTATGCCATATAAATTAGACTCATATATTTTACCCTCAATGATACTATCTTGAAGAATTGCAGCTTATTTTTGTATATTTTCATCTTTACCCCCCTAATGCCCTGTACACTGGATATTTTGTATTTGCTTGCATATTGCATCAGACAGCTATTTATAAAATATGCGTTttgtcatttttttttgtttgctCTTTATAAAATTTGCATTTTGTTGGTTTTGTTTGGTTTCAAGTACACAAAATGGGCGAGCCAGTCAGGCTGAGTAACATATCAAAGCCATTGTTTCTATGTGTGGGTCACAAGGGGTCAGTTTGGGCCGTTGGGCCGGCCTTCTCAACCCTTTTGTGCCCACTTTTTCcttatatattttgtaaatatacaACATATCAAATATGATTATGGTAACTGCATTGCTTATGGTATGCCCACTTTTGACTTGTTTAACCTGACTTGACCCCTTTGACCAGTTTCATTTGTTGCTTCTTTTtttagagtaaagtacatggaTAGTCCTTATGGTTTATCAAAATTTTTggtttagtccctaacttttagatttgttggctaggcagtaaatgcgttacaaagtgcaaaccacagggaccatccgtgtacttttggaaagttagggaccaaatccaaaattttggtaaaccacagggattatccgtgtactttactcttttttatatatatattttgcatGTTTGACTCATTACCAATAAAATGCAGCCACGGTTGACCAGTTATCCATGCAAAAGGCTCAACATAGCCACCTGCTCATTTATAAAATGGAAATCGAAACCTTCACATTATACCATCTTGTTAAATAATTGTTTTTCGTTCTATCTAAAATTGCacatataaacatgttttaacaagtTGTTAAATGATTGGTGGGCAGGTATGTGAAATTGACCCGGGGATATTCAGAGATTGCGATGCATTGGTGAGAAATCTGCAAGGAAGGTCTGAAATTCTAGCGATCTCTGTGCACGGTGAAGGTGATATTCATGCAGATGATGTATCATCATCAAGCCAAGAAACCTCGACATCAACAGAAGTCGTCCAGCAATTGACTGACAAAATGCAGAAGCCGACGTTTGTGAGCGAACCCACCAGCGACCTAAAGCAATGCACTACATGTGATGCAGTTGTTGGGGATGCTAAACAATATAGAGAACACTTCAAGAGTGATTGGCATAAGCACAATTTGAAGAGAAAAACACGACAATTGCCTCCCCTTTCTGCAGAGGAATGTGCGGCTGATGTGGAACTCACCGACTCAAAGAAAGATCTCAGTGAATACTCCTTTTGAGGTTTGTTTTTCATTTGGTTGTCCAGGTCATATTGTGTGTTACAAACCCATCTTTTTGATGAAGTAGGAGACTCTTAAATTTTGAAGTTTAAATCATATGAACAGTGTATACTTTGGACCGGTAAAACTCACTTTGTGTGTGTAAAACTGGAAATGAGCTTCTTTATCAACTCAATATATGTGTGTGACCATGCAGGTTCATGTGTTATTAATCGTGTCATCATATGTTGTGTATTGGGAATTTAGACAGGGGCAGATCGGTTTGgcaaaaaatggaaaaaaatagtGGAAACCttatatgatttggaaaaaattagtgagaatctACCAAAAGGAGAAAATTTTTTTGGATCCGCCACTGAATTTAGATCCAACATTTTTAGGCTTTTAACAAGTCAAGGTCCTTAAGCATATTGGAatcaatatatattttttttctttcattaGGTTATAGTAATGTGATGTCATGCACCTATTAAAATATCTTGTGAATTTGCAtattcctatttttatttaagtaTGCAATTTTCTAATGTTCAATGCATGAAAAGTATTTGAAGATATGGTTAGGTATAGTTTCAATAATTAATTAGTGTCTTGTTTCCTTTAGATTTTCTTCTTGTCCAATCTCACCTTTTCAACACTTATGCTCCACTCATGACATCTTTGCCCTTTCTTCCAACGAAAAATGCCGTCCGTAATGATGGATTGGACGAATATGTCATGAGTGGAGCATGAATAGGGGCGACGTCTCATCCATTCTTGTTATCATTTCAACAAGAAAAACTAAATAATAGGGCCCTAAGTAGGGTTTTTTAATTGGCTAACTCGTACACTCTACGATCTTGCTTTAAATTTTTCCACCATGGGACTTTAATACAAAGCCACATGGGGAGGAACACCATTTGAACACACCTTAAATTCTACTAGGCCGCATACCCTTTGATTAATTAGTTATGGAAACTGTACTTAATCGGTTAaccatatttttaaatattttatgaGTTGAACTTGTTGGAAAAGAAATATAAATTGAAATTAACAGTGGAAACTATATTTAGAGGTTCACACAGTACAACTATTAATTTATTAATCTGTTGAAAATGTATGTGGTTTTAAACTTGCATACataataaaaagagtaaaattcacggatagtccctgtggttttgcaaaataacacctatagtccccaacttttggaaattacaacgatgctccctgtggtttgatagTTTTTTACTCGAATAGTCTCTGGagtggatgggggttagttttctcTGTTTAGTCTATctgaaattacttatttaccccttgcttttattaaaatataaaaaatacacacacatatatataaacactctgacacacacacactctctctctctctctctctctttatctctctctctcaagaaaaaccccaccaccacctATCGTCACCGTCACCAGCACCACCActgtcaccaccaccatcctctaCAAACAATAcatttttgtataaaaaatttatgtaatctgTAAATATCTTCCAGTGACAATTATAACAGTTTCAGATATACATACATAGAAGCTCATCAGGAATGATTTGCCTCACACAGACCAATGGCAGGCACATTGAAGATGCAATAACAAGTTTGTTGAAAAGAAgagaagaaaatgaaaaaaagtaTGAATTTTAACCACACCTACCTGCATATTCTCCCGGTTGATATAAGTTCACTTCAGTTTGTCAGATTCCCCAGAATCTGCAATGGCATTTGTAACAGAACTTTAGTATTAATACCAAATCCAACATCTTCATCGATTACACCGGTGCTCCATGTTTAGAATCCTTTGTACTCGTAAACAATACCAATTCTCCTCTTCAAACACCCCCAATCTTCATCGATTACATAGTCCAACGGTATATTCTATTCGTTTTCGGTAATCATTTTTTTGGTGCATCTTGTTCGTTTCTGTACTCAAATTAAAACCCCCAATGTAATTCACAAGATCATTCGTTGTACATGATTTATTTGTGGATCAAAGGAATTAGGGCTTGAATTTGGGAATAGGGGATTCGTTGAAATATGATTTAAAAAGCAAAGTCCTTTGAATTAGAGCATGTAGCAGGTGGTGGTGTGGGGTTGGATGGTAGCTGGTAGTGGTGGCGGCAGTGGTGGTGCTGGTGACGGTAGGTGGTGGGGCTTttcttgagagagagagagagatagagagagagagaaagtcagaGTCAGAGTCAGAGTATGTGTTTATATTTTATagagtggagaagatgaagggtatattgtaacgcccggctcttttgtactttccatttatagaaagttttgttcgtatttctatttttggaaaccttgtattcttgtaatcattgttaaaccgagacttggatcattaatgaaacttgcattttgttacatttatgttgaacgcactctaattatgctcgtatgttcgattggTGAATCAATTTGTGCTTgaacgttattcttggaaactatgtgctaaacttgtaattaaactaaacttatgcattgaacgtgttttgaacgagaacgatacttggttatgacatttatacgcttaaacatactttggttatgatcatcatgcttaactacaccttatactatgcttttgtatcaaaacaagtccctaaactctcaagaTTGTACCTAAcaggatcaaatacaaacttcagggactaaagtGTAACAAAACGAAAGTTGGGAGACCCCtacccgccgcgtgacgcgagggtcctagacgtcacgcgagccccttgtttcggcagaatgtgtgtttCCTTGAGCTGCATGCACGAAATCCCATTAACCTAaatcacccaatcacctttaatccacctctaatcacctccaatcaccttctaactcctccattataaatacccaccttctccaacccatttgacactttcacaactctctaatcttcacaaattcactctcaatctgcagtaaatctgagttttggacagattatTGTATCTTCACAAAAGTGAGTGTAACATGCTCATTTCTTAACCAAACTACTTGGTTCTTCTTTCTAATGCTTGGTTATGttcttgggtttgaatccttggtttttccttggaagaatcatgcttggatttgccctaaaatggactaaaactttctgttttgtttagtattaatcaacaacttgttatttcttatccaacttgtgtctaacacatctcacaccaatgtcctaatgcttacaacctctcctatggttgggtaagcttaaaaacatgattgagacacttaaaatcagaggattaaacctcataaacttggtgttttgattagggttttaacccacaagtcatgtcaaacttagactttgatgcatgagtgattatggaacaacttgggttgtccaaacatacaatcctcacatgatttgatgatttctcttagctTAGTTCATTTACATACTTGTATaaaccttagttcatgaccctccttggttgtttttacatcgagtgtagtggtgaacatctaaGGGGTATCTAAATGGaagcttgtcttcctaccccatacatgacatctatgacatgacttgaggtacctaaatgaagaataaaccttctacctcttacttgaatatctaaaatatatatattctacaagttaaataatatatatgtacATACACCTCTTTGataatcatctaaggacctaaaccttgccatgattcttatgagtgttcaactcatgaaatcattataatccttgtggttaccaagtgtcatgcaAGTGTTAAAGGGAAGATGAGTATTTTGATATTATATTCTATTACATTTTCGTGTCACCTTAATTCCGAATCTTCCGAACTCCCCAAACTCATACGCTTTGTTTCTTTGTGTAGAAGAACAAGGTGCTCCAACTAGCTAACTCAACCACCAACTTGCTCTCGGATTCTCAAGTTTAAAGActtgcaaaccgtgagtatactcgcattttttcccctttttacttttaccacttttggggtgtaacatgtttacctattgaaacttacacatgaacttttgtctaaacacatgaacattcctataacatgcttgtatatgtgatggcttgatactttaatttgggtgattcttatgtgttgaacttatcattaacttcgtacgagccaaaccgtgacatatgtagcgctataggattaacgacccgcctctactgaaactttggttatgtcatgagcaagttgcgttttcttggtttgatatgttagacacatgccatatttaatgtttatcttgaatcgcatgcttgctatgagggattgttcacacttttatcttatgctatgtatgtaccaaacttgtatactcgcctttgcttttgcattgaattgtattttaaacatgttacaggttgatgatgatgaaatgaaagaggtagcacgatgcctagatacacactttagacgttaggtttaatatgttgtatcaaattttggttatgttggtttgttattttgattaaacttgttgttatttgggatcttgtattgatgactacttgaagtttggaaatgaaatttggattattaaattattgtcacaaatagcgttatgatgtctcgagcaatcttcacacttcgtctcatcccgatgtttccgccattggttggggtgtgacagattggtatcagagccataactatagggaattaggaaaaattgccatgcttttgccctaatctatagttttaggaactttgtctcttatttgttgtttaaaacttttgtactctaccatgcgtgcttcctagctacacttcttgttattaaacttatgcgcctttcctaaggctaacacgaatacacttatgctattttatactcttgtaacatcaactagacaactttaccaaaataggcgtgaaacccacaatttggtaaacgactctcactctacctttaatctatttttgcacgaaatttcaccattaagctaggagtgacatccacaacttaatggtaatttccatttcaactctagtggacccttgtcaaagtgtcaaaattttattttggccgacaagtaccaaccacatttagggtacgaaatcgtcaagttaggggtgaaacccgcatcttgtcgattaagtcccattccttgattttttattctcgccaaagtcctgaatgttccaatcatttagagatgtgtagtaaccggaagggtaagataccgttaatcgcgtctcgacgagagtatcttacttataggccaaagcacaatatcactaaatcgaaaggactttcgacccactttggaattgtcgacgtttctctacccgaaacaatcctatgttttattgagccccTCTTTTATGTaactcaatttatatgtgattttatacttgaacgttcttTCATTTCGAAATgccgttttaatcatttcgcacgttaccgcaatcataaacaataataattctcgtgaacaaactaaatttacaatgctttcatttattcatgttatgttatgtggaattcatgattatgctatatgagacgtttaaacttttatactatgcaaatcaacttgaatctttacgctatgtgaccctttatgctatgtgatcaatttcattttcttaaacaaacattatgaccaagtctcatctACTCCCTCTTTTCGAATtcgaattattttttttttttgaaatttcattttcTACGCATATATCGTACAAATACTTTATCGTACATttatacattatttacatgcatgatttcacataatcttatttataccccttgtaacaataaatggagacatatcatcaaggtgggagtgatttccttaccttgacgactaactccgttTCTCTCCTCATCTTACAACGGCCTCGTCAACatattaggggtgattcccttacttaggtgatcgttaccaatattttccttaatagactatattacgtaaacatgatcacgtttatatctaaatcgtttatcattaggcaaatctctatttatttcagcatgcattgtttatatgaacgaattccttatcctacaatatatatattttttttatatagctcACACACACGAAATTCTTAACCTTTACCATAAACGCTTATTTCTCGATTTTCAAAACTTACAACCTAGTTGGTTTaaataaatccattgcccacgaaattttgtattcaacgtaACTATTGAAAAGACTCATCTTACGTCTTTAAACTAGAAATTTTCTATTTTCAATTTGGAATCAAACCGACTTTTTCACGCACACCTACAAAATACGACCAATGTTATTTAATCATTTACTaaaatttctttcaaaatcagtaaaatgttttattaaagacgccttttcaacaatcactaagatcgtataccaaaacccttttcttaaaaaaaaaaagtttaacgtTGTCACAAAAATCTCTAAACttcaaattccttctttaatgcaagatcatttaaaacgatgcaaacttatttACTTCTAGAACCTTTTCAACCATCATTCAATACGTCAATTTGATTTAAAATGtatgggcaaggaaacttcataaggacCAACCATCCTCAACGtatgtaaatttttttttaaaacaagagtagcatttcctttctttcacaaagtataacacaCATAACCAATAGATATTTTATACTCTCTTTACATTTATGAACTAGACTCCATATTTCAtgtcaactcaatctattttgattttaattaaactTCACGCTTTGCTCAAACAGCTATGCATGCATATCACCCTACGTGTTTTTAGTTTATACCTCACGACAATTTCATATATGCTATTCATTTTTGTTTTCTTTAATCCTCGAAACGTCTTGACCTTTACATACCTAATTCATGTATTCTGATTAATACCGTATACAAAATCATTACCTCCTACActaatattcatattcatacatTTTACGTTATACTCATACGTTACACATATATTCAGATTTAAATTCATATTCACCTAATTAAACTTACACTCACATTTATACAATTACGTCTACACTAATATCCATATTCATGTTTACACTCATACATCCTATATATGTACAACTATGCTTAAACCTATATTCACTCTCATATATATTTTATACATACTAAATTAATTACGattacacttatattcatagtGATACTTgcatttatacgatttatgttatacTTGTACTCATATatgtactctcatttatacgatttatatTTGGGCTCTCGTTCACTCATTTTTTTTACTCACATTTATACCCGCTTTTTACACATGTTGTGCTTGTGCTCATACTCTTGTCATACGTTTTGGTGTTTATGCTCACATGCGTACTcatatttaaacttatactatgctcgTGATTTATTCATACCTAAAAGTTATACTTTCGCACTTATACGCGAGCGAAACCAGAGGGAATCGCTTACGTTGGTCTTATACTATTTGGGACACAAACGTACTTATATGCTACATTTATATACGCTCGCAACCTTATTTTTAAAATTTAGgcataccttgattcatacgcaactagtacaagatatgcggatcatgcgacgattggcataatcgcgggtgcacacggggtTATAATAATGgccgtatgagaaccatagagtgtactactgtgtatggtaaggcACAGAACGTAACATTGCACGAAATATGAAACAGATGcaacgtggtcaaaacatggtggatacgccgctggtacttcctatatataagtgttttcatcatgttaccaaaatttcataaaacgtgctatgagaaattcagtgttttacagaccattTAGACCTGTTATAACCTtagacaactcacaaacgcattatattcgATTATCCttgacgagacttcatctttaacacgctactttcatctatctaatacttatatc comes from the Helianthus annuus cultivar XRQ/B chromosome 4, HanXRQr2.0-SUNRISE, whole genome shotgun sequence genome and includes:
- the LOC110936648 gene encoding ribosome maturation protein SBDS, with the translated sequence MSRTLVQPVGQKRLTNVAVVRLKKHGNRFEIACYKNKVLSWRSGVEKDLDEVLQSHIVYSNVAKGVLAKSKDLKAAFGMDDQTKICLEILEKGELQVAGKERESQLSNQFRDIATIVMQKTINPETQRPYTISMIERLMHEIHFAVDPHSNSKKQALDVIRELQKHFPIKRSPMRLRLTLPQDKYDSLAEKLSEWKAIILSKDESGSQISVVCEIDPGIFRDCDALVRNLQGRSEILAISVHGEGDIHADDVSSSSQETSTSTEVVQQLTDKMQKPTFVSEPTSDLKQCTTCDAVVGDAKQYREHFKSDWHKHNLKRKTRQLPPLSAEECAADVELTDSKKDLSEYSF